One window from the genome of Anomalospiza imberbis isolate Cuckoo-Finch-1a 21T00152 chromosome 13, ASM3175350v1, whole genome shotgun sequence encodes:
- the PATL2 gene encoding LOW QUALITY PROTEIN: protein PAT1 homolog 2 (The sequence of the model RefSeq protein was modified relative to this genomic sequence to represent the inferred CDS: deleted 3 bases in 2 codons): MLYGRRMPGRRGRPIKAAVGAVWSRRGTRDDGGWVNGRRQRRRHRGMAEGGERVIIEDFLLVEDALLLEEMAEEDEELDLYNEMTFGLDRDSTEEDVPKLLVVPEISPEVAKALVEATGRAAEELAEEEGGMEPEMEQVNSQLEEEVEELGTEEQEEDQECFEEPSELGDPAVMRAVRSKPTLESQDSAVLDSGIGTCWEEFGKEDMLAMDHTMWGSCPGSVPRHLMLEDKAILQVLERPPPSANMALNFLGSPVQRGYGGSSRLKCPDLRLMSPKPFPRAFLPQVTGLGVLLHPFFLCLPSLEVQPQGQACLSDTSSLALHQAPLISPRSPCSPQPFLPACRPPPVFTPNQTAGYVPPTPFQPGSSTVGSPPRPLGMHFRPMSSSLDPALFFSPSAMGQLNFSTPSHMTQLHPQHQRILMQRQGRQVQSVSPKKLWSRKVDPYAGLMTSKEKDWVVKVEMMQLQSENIDDDYYYQTYYHRLERKQAEEELLGRRNKPPKLVTPFIQKVETYDSVVRIAGSLGQVTVSTCYSPRRAIDAVHHALVEEEAAGTHRLRALHRIEKLFLQLLEVEEVQQKMSLGEQQSQRQEQKSQKVKSIYQALKIRACSSEEEAEDEFLQLLCVRKGKKLVARLLPHLIGEQREKILLAITYHLPFLMKKDMLDESLPLLYNPLNEVVGEMTFSKLIELLQELTRPLPESSELPLTMALKNQFGISLLYSLLSHGERLLSSHVPLKPCRGDFEAWTDTVYLMSQELSRLPTASLAEPLFLPSNLVLLFCRYLDKQTVYHLATKMAECSPLPTEADMLC, encoded by the exons ATGCTGTACGGCAGGCGCAtgccggggcggcgggggcggcccaTAAAAGCGGCGGTGGGGGCAGTGTGGTCCCGTAGAGGGACCCGGGAC GACGGAGGGTGGGTGAACGGGAGgaggcagcggcggcggcaccgTGGGATGGCGGAGGGCGGCGAGCGCGTT ATTATCGAGGATTTTCTGCTGGTGGAAGATGCACTTCTGCTGGAAGAGATGgctgaggaggatgaggagctcGACCTGTACAACGAGATGACTTTTGGGTTAG ACCGAGACTCCACAGAGGAGGATGTCCCAAAACTCCTGGTGGTACCGGAGATAAGCCCTGAGGTGGCCAAAGCACTGGTAGAGGCAactggaagagcagctgaggagctggCTGAGGAGGAAGGTGGGATGGAGCCAGAGATGGAGCAGGTTAACTCTCAGTTGGAGGAAGAGGTAGAGGAGCTGGGGACTGAGGAACAGGAGGAAGATCAGGAGTGCTTTGAGGAGCCCAGTGAACTGGGAGACCCAGCAGTGATGAGAGCTGTGCGGAGCAAACCCACGCTGGAG AGCCAGGACTCAGCGGTGCTGGACAGTGGGATTGGGACTTGCTGGGAAGAGTTTGGCAAGGAGGACATG CTGGCAATGGACCACACGATGTggggctcctgccctggcagtgtcccacgCCACCTCATGCTGGAG GATAAAGCCATTCTCCAGGTCCTGGAGAGACCTCCACCATCTGCCAACATGGCTCTCAACTTCCTTGGTTCTCCTGTGCAGAGGGGCTATGGGGGGTCTTCCCGGCTCAAGTGCCCTGACTTAAGATTGATGTCCCCCAAGCCTTTCCCCCGGGCCTTCCTCCCGCAGGTAACAGGTTTGGGGGTACTCTTGCATCCCTTCTTTCTCTGCCTCCCCTCCTTGGAGGTGCAGCCTCAAGGACAGGCTTGTCTGAGTGACACCTCC TCTCTTGCTCTGCACCAGGCACCCCTGATATCTCCTCGCTCCCCGTGCTCTCCTCAACCCTTCCTGCCAGCTTGCAGACCCCCTCCAGTCTTCACTCCCAACCAG aCAGCAGGGTATGTGCCTCCGACCCCTTTCCAGCCTGGGTCCTCCACTGTGGGCAGCCCACCGCGGCCCCTGGGCATGCACTTCAGGCCCATGTCCTCTTCTTTGGACCCTGCTCTCTTCTTCAGCCCCTCAGCCATGGGCCAGCTGAACTTCAG CACACCCAGCCACATGACCCAGCTGCACCCCCAGCACCAGCGCATCCTGATGCAGcggcagggcaggcaggtgcAGAG tgtctcccCCAAGAAGCTGTGGTCCCGTAAAGTGGACCCTTATGCTGGGCTGATGACTTCCAAGGAGAAGGACTGGGTCGTCAAGGTGGAGATGATGCAGCTGCAGAGTGAGAATATTGATGATGACTACTACTACCAG ACCTACTACCACCGGCTGGAGCGCAAACAGGCGGAGGAGGAACTGCTGGGCAGGCGCAACAAGCCCCCCAAGCTGGTCACGCCGTTCATCCAAAAAGTGGAGACCTATGACTctg TGGTGCGCATCGCTGGGTCACTGGGCCAGGTCACAGTGTCCACCTGCTACAGCCCTCGCCGGGCCATTGATGCTGTGCACCACGCCCTTGTAGAGGAGGAG GCTGCAGGGACCCACCGGCTGCGGGCGCTACACAGGATTGAGAAG ctcttcctgcagctgctggaagtaGAGGAGGTGCAACAGAAAATGTCCCTGGGGGAGCAACAGTCCCAGAGACAGGAGCAGAAGAGCCAAAAAGTGAAGAGTATCTACCAAGCCTTGAAAATCAGGGCTTGCAGCAGTGAAGA GGAGGCAGAAGATGAATTCCTGCAACTGCTGTGTGTGCGGAAGGGCAAGAAGCTTGtggcccggctgctgccccACCTGATTGGCGAGCAAAGGGAGAAGATCCTGCTGGCAATCACCTACCACCTGCCCTTCCTCATGAAGAAGGACATGCTGGATGAG TCTCTCCCCCTGCTCTACAACCCATTGAATGAGGTGGTGGGTGAGATGACCTTCAGCAAACTCATcgagctcctgcaggagctcaCCCGGCCTCTACCTGAGTCTTCGGAGCTCCCCCTCACCATGGCCTTGAAGAACCAG TTTGGCATCTCCTTGCTCTATTCCCTACTGAGCCATGGAGAGAGGCTGCTGTCCTCACATGTGCCGCTGAAGCCGTGCAGAGGGGACTTCGAGGCATG GACGGACACGGTGTACCTGATGTCCCAGGAGCTGTCACGCTTGCCTACAGCCTCGCTGGCAGAGCCTCTCTTCTTGCCCAGCAACCTTGTCTTGCTCTTCTGCCGCTACCTGGACAAGCAGACTGTCTACCACCTGGCAACCAAGATGGCTGA